One window of Penaeus chinensis breed Huanghai No. 1 chromosome 34, ASM1920278v2, whole genome shotgun sequence genomic DNA carries:
- the LOC125043950 gene encoding mediator of RNA polymerase II transcription subunit 30-like has product MAMSGGSTGMMRSPYTGQMNPGSHSGGQTIQPGSSDSQQQQQQHPQRNTAFLCKAGCETVQEIVVRTSEVFSLLKTMPLPNGTQAGTQQSQDKKMRIQEYLITIQRQFKTLRAIYTRVNDDCAGMEYTHIESLIPYKEEGDTKPDQKKISENFRHLVEESRELKEQLYLKARYMKEIIEQLRKIIWEVNTMLAMSNT; this is encoded by the exons ATGGCTATGAGTGGAGGATCAACAGGCATGATGAGGAGTCCTTACACGGGGCAGATGAACCCAGGATCTCACTCGG gtGGTCAGACCATCCAACCAGGTAGCAGTGAttcacagcagcaacaacagcaacatccacAGAGAAATACTGCTTTCCTCTGCAAAGCTGGATGTGAGACTGTACAAGAGATCGTTGTGAGAACCAGCGAAGTGTTCTCTCTCCTTAAGACGATGCCG CTCCCCAATGGGACACAAGCAGGTACACAGCAGAGTCAGGATAAGAAAATGCGTATTCAGGAGTACCTCATAACCATCCAGAGGCAGTTCAAAACCCTGAGGGCGATCTACACCAGAGTAAACGACGATTGTGCTGGGAtggaatacacacacattgaG AGCCTTATACCGTACAAGGAAGAAGGAGACACCAAGCCAGACCAAAAGAAGATCAGTGAGAATTTCCGTCACCTTGTGGAGGAATCTCGAGAACTGAAGGAG cAACTCTACCTTAAGGCTCGTTACATGAAGGAGATCATAGAACAGCTGCGGAAGATTATATGGGAAGTAAACACTATGTTAGCAATGAGTAACACTTAA